The following are encoded together in the Lathyrus oleraceus cultivar Zhongwan6 chromosome 3, CAAS_Psat_ZW6_1.0, whole genome shotgun sequence genome:
- the LOC127128380 gene encoding allene oxide cyclase, chloroplastic → MLFPHTIYLQNNSSNQIPLSSTMATSTNVLSSFVNPATIATTPKSFLTPPSSFTPFTSSNSSLTKSLKMNAVPKKSFTCKSQVSDNVNTENAQELFVYELNERDRGSPAYLRLSNKSVNTLGDLVPFSNKLYTGDLQKRIGISAGICILIQHNEEKKGDRYEAIYSLHFGDYGHLAVQGPYLTYEDTYLTVTGGSGIFEGVSGQVKLHQIVFPFKILYTFYLKGIKPLPQEFLGQHVAPHVGVEASAAAKALQPHAIIAGFKNY, encoded by the exons ATGTTGTTTCCTCACACAATCTACTTACAAAACAATTCATCTAACCAAATTCCTCTATCATCAACAATGGCCACTTCAACCAACGTTTTGAGTTCCTTCGTTAACCCTGCTACTATCGCCACCACCCCAAAATCGTTTCTAACACCCCCATCTTCTTTCACGCCTTTCACTTCATCAAACTCATCTCTCACAAAGAGCCTCAAGATGAACGCAGTTCCTAAGAAGTCCTTTACTTGCAAAAGTCAAGTTAGCGACAACGTCAACACCG AAAATGCTCAAGAATTGTTTGTGTATGAACTCAACGAGAGAGACCGTGGCAGCCCTGCTTATTTGAGATTAAGCAACAAGAGTGTTAACACTCTTGGTGATTTAGTTCCCTTCAGCAACAAA TTGTACACTGGTGACCTACAAAAGCGTATTGGAATATCAGCTGGAATATGCATATTGATTCAACACAATGAAGAAAAGAAAGGTGATAGATATGAAGCAATCTACAGTCTTCACTTTGGAGACTATGGTCACTTAGCAGTTCAAGGACCATACCTTACTTATGAGGACACATACCTAACTGTGACTGGTGGTTCTGGAATATTTGAAGGTGTTAGTGGACAAGTGAAGTTGCATCAAATAGTTTTTCCATTTAAGATTCTCTACACATTTTATTTGAAGGGTATTAAGCCATTGCCTCAAGAGTTTCTTGGTCAACATGTTGCGCCTCATGTTGGGGTTGAAGCTTCTGCTGCTGCCAAGGCTCTTCAGCCTCATGCTATCATTGCTGGATTTAAAAATTACTAG